One Desulfatitalea tepidiphila genomic window, AACCGGGTCAGGTCGTTGAATATATCGAAAGCCAGAAAATATTGTGCGCCGTGGTGCTGGAGGCGAAAAATCTGCGGTTGCGGCTCCTGTCGGAAAACAACCGCGAGGTCAAGCTCTCGGCCGGCCGGCTGCTGCACCGCTCGACCGAACGGCTCGACCCGACCATAGGGCGGGACAAGCTGACCGCCCGTCTCAAGGAAATCGCCGCCCGCAGAAAGGCGTTGAGCCTCACCGTGGATATCCAGGGGCTGTGGGAGGTACTGCAGGAAGAGCAGGCCGCCGTGGACCTGACCACCCTGACGGCACTCAGCTTTCCTGAGCATGCCAACAGCGAACAGGAATCGGCGGTGATGCGCGCCCTGTTCGACGACCGGCTCTACTTCAAGTTCGGTCCCGATCAATTCCATCCTCACCCGGCGGCCAAGGTCGAGGAGATGATCGCCCAGCGCGCCCGCCAGGAACAGGAGGCGCGCCTCGTGGAGCAGGGCGGCGCCTGGATGAAGAGCGTCCTGTCGGGTCCGGCGGCTGCCGGTCGGCCCGAACTGGCCGACGGCATCGTTCCGATCCTGATCTCCTACTACCTGTTTGAAAAAGAGAGCCCCCGGCGAGATCTGGGGCGGGACATGATCAAGCGGGCCGGGGTCGGTTCCATAGAGACGATCTTCGACTTCCTGGTCAGGATCGGTGTCTGGCAGCCCAATGAAAATCTCGATCTGCTGCGCGAGGGCGTCACGGATGCGTTTCCCGAGGCGATCCAAAAGCGCGCCGCGTCCCTGGCCGACCATCCGCCGACGGCCGAAGAGGGCCGGCGCGATCTGCGCGAGCTGGCCTTGATGACCATCGACGGGCCGTCGACCCAGGACTTTGACGACGCCTTGAGCATCACCCCCAAGGGCGATCACTTTGTGATCGGCATCCATATTTCGGATGTCGGCCATTACCTCGACCGCCACGATCCCATCGACCAGGAGGCCAGGGGCCGCGCCAGTTCCATTTACATGCCGGACCGTAAGATCTCCATGCTGCCGGAACCCTTGTCAGTGGGCATCTGCAGTCTCAAACAGGGCCAGGACCGCCCGGCCATCAGCACCCTGGTGACCCTGACGTCCAACGCCGAGGTGGTGGCCTACGACATCGTGCCCAGCCTGATCCGGGTCAGCCGGCAGCTCACCTATCAGGATGCGGACGCCTTGACCGAAACCGACGCGCAAATGCGCGCCTTGCACGCCATCGCCCAACACTACCGCAGCCGGCGGCTGGACGACGGCGCCCTGATCATCGAACTGCCCGAGATCGCCATCCGCATCGATGCCAATGGCAAACCGGTGGTGACGCGCATCGAACGCGAAAACCCCTCCCATCTGTTCGTCTCCGAGCTGATGATCCTGGCCAACAGCCTGGCCGCCCGCTTCCTCAGCGAAAATGGGCTCCCGGCCATCTTCCGCTCCCAGGCCGAACCGCGCGAGCGCCTTTTCGACCGCGACCAGGGGTCCCTGTTTCAATCCTGGATGCAGCGCAAGCAGATCAACCGCTTCAACCTGAGCAGCAGCCCCGAACCTCACGCCGGCCTGGGCGTGGCGGCCTACGTCACCTGCACGTCACCGATCCGCAAATACTTCGACCTGGTGACCCAGCGTCAGCTGCGGGCGGCACTGGGCCTGGAGAAGCCGTACCAGGCCGAAGCGATAGATGCGGCCATCGCCGCCCTGGCCGAACCCATGGCCCGGGTCGGCCGGCTTCAGTACCGCCGCCACCGCTACTGGCTGCTCAAATACCTGGAGGGCCGCATCGGCACCAAGGAAGAGGCCGTCATTCTGTACAAAAGGCGCGGCACCTATTTCATCCTGCTGCCCAAATACCTGATCGAATGCCCGCTGGCCGGCGCCGAAAACATCAAATTCAAGCCCGAAGACCTGGTCCAGGTCACCATCCAGCATGTCCATGCGCGCAAGGATGTCATCACGGTCTACCTGGGATAGGAGAAAGGGCCCGGCATGTTGCC contains:
- a CDS encoding ribonuclease catalytic domain-containing protein, whose product is MEPGQVVEYIESQKILCAVVLEAKNLRLRLLSENNREVKLSAGRLLHRSTERLDPTIGRDKLTARLKEIAARRKALSLTVDIQGLWEVLQEEQAAVDLTTLTALSFPEHANSEQESAVMRALFDDRLYFKFGPDQFHPHPAAKVEEMIAQRARQEQEARLVEQGGAWMKSVLSGPAAAGRPELADGIVPILISYYLFEKESPRRDLGRDMIKRAGVGSIETIFDFLVRIGVWQPNENLDLLREGVTDAFPEAIQKRAASLADHPPTAEEGRRDLRELALMTIDGPSTQDFDDALSITPKGDHFVIGIHISDVGHYLDRHDPIDQEARGRASSIYMPDRKISMLPEPLSVGICSLKQGQDRPAISTLVTLTSNAEVVAYDIVPSLIRVSRQLTYQDADALTETDAQMRALHAIAQHYRSRRLDDGALIIELPEIAIRIDANGKPVVTRIERENPSHLFVSELMILANSLAARFLSENGLPAIFRSQAEPRERLFDRDQGSLFQSWMQRKQINRFNLSSSPEPHAGLGVAAYVTCTSPIRKYFDLVTQRQLRAALGLEKPYQAEAIDAAIAALAEPMARVGRLQYRRHRYWLLKYLEGRIGTKEEAVILYKRRGTYFILLPKYLIECPLAGAENIKFKPEDLVQVTIQHVHARKDVITVYLG